One genomic segment of Ignavibacteriota bacterium includes these proteins:
- a CDS encoding FAD-dependent thymidylate synthase: MSEEKVFENLQPTMVNSLNEILGKPFKVLDDGFVRVVDYMGSDQSIVQAARVSYGAGTKQVSQDKGLIRYLMRHQHSTPFEMCEIKLHVRVPMDTWRQWIRHRTANVNEYSTRYSIAIDQASKTNEDEWRLQSTSNKQGSEGFLSIDEGTKLSNEEKNLHKEIWNIYNNRIEKGVAREQARKDLPLSTYTEAYWKIDLHNLLHFLHLRMHKHAQLEIRKYAETIGNEIVKKWVPLAWQAFEDYILNSKSFSGLELDLLSLISNGKNQQAVEKAKEFGWLKEKDEKIIKNLERFEFEEKLEQLNIKVPW, translated from the coding sequence ATGAGCGAAGAGAAAGTTTTTGAAAATTTACAGCCAACAATGGTGAATTCATTAAATGAAATTCTTGGAAAACCATTTAAAGTTTTAGATGATGGATTTGTTAGAGTTGTTGATTATATGGGTTCCGATCAATCAATTGTGCAAGCTGCAAGAGTTTCGTACGGTGCCGGAACAAAGCAAGTTAGTCAAGATAAAGGTTTGATACGATATTTAATGCGTCATCAGCACTCAACTCCTTTTGAAATGTGCGAAATAAAATTACACGTTCGTGTTCCAATGGATACTTGGCGACAATGGATTAGACACAGAACCGCAAATGTAAATGAATATTCTACACGTTACTCTATCGCAATTGATCAAGCTTCAAAAACAAATGAAGATGAATGGAGATTGCAGTCGACCTCAAATAAACAAGGAAGCGAAGGCTTTTTATCAATTGATGAAGGTACAAAACTTTCTAATGAAGAAAAAAATCTTCACAAAGAAATTTGGAATATATATAATAATAGAATTGAAAAAGGTGTAGCTCGCGAACAAGCAAGAAAAGACTTGCCGCTTTCAACATACACGGAAGCTTATTGGAAAATTGATCTTCACAATTTATTACATTTTCTGCATTTGAGAATGCACAAACATGCTCAATTGGAAATTAGAAAATATGCTGAAACAATTGGAAATGAAATTGTAAAAAAATGGGTTCCTTTAGCTTGGCAAGCTTTTGAAGATTACATATTAAATTCAAAATCATTTTCCGGATTAGAATTAGATTTATTAAGTTTAATTTCAAATGGAAAAAATCAACAAGCGGTAGAAAAGGCAAAAGAATTCGGCTGGTTGAAAGAGAAGGATGAAAAAATTATTAAAAATTTAGAACGATTTGAATTTGAAGAAAAACTCGAACAGCTTAACATAAAAGTTCCGTGGTAA
- a CDS encoding dihydrofolate reductase, with amino-acid sequence MVKNKTELKKIIIAAVSQNGIIGSDGKIPWKSKSELNHFKFTTLNSAIIFGRKTFESFDKPLNNRTNIIISKTLTSQKKDFLIFPTLGKAYNYLRKNKFEKVFICGGYKIYLSALRNADEMILSVMKFSVEGDTKFPKINFSNWNLIRLEKNNDFDVYYYERKKKQ; translated from the coding sequence GTGGTAAAAAATAAAACAGAATTAAAAAAAATAATTATTGCAGCAGTATCACAAAATGGAATTATTGGAAGCGATGGAAAAATTCCATGGAAATCAAAATCTGAATTAAACCACTTTAAATTTACTACGTTAAATTCGGCAATAATTTTTGGCAGAAAAACTTTCGAAAGTTTTGATAAACCATTAAACAATAGAACAAACATTATTATTTCAAAAACTTTAACTTCACAAAAAAAAGATTTCTTAATTTTTCCAACATTAGGAAAAGCGTATAATTATTTAAGAAAAAATAAATTTGAAAAAGTATTTATTTGCGGCGGTTATAAAATTTATTTATCTGCTTTAAGAAATGCAGATGAAATGATTCTTTCCGTGATGAAATTTTCCGTTGAAGGGGATACAAAATTTCCTAAAATTAATTTTTCAAATTGGAATTTAATTCGATTAGAAAAAAATAATGACTTCGATGTTTATTATTATGAACGAAAAAAGAAACAATAA
- the mutL gene encoding DNA mismatch repair endonuclease MutL: protein MKSNSIKILPDNIANKIAAGEVVQRPESVLKELMENSLDAGAKNIDVFIKRAGTVLVQIIDDGIGMNEADALLSIERHATSKISTIEDLNNINTFGFRGEALSSIASVSIFELKTETRESEVGVFLKVENDELKIEKGSFPKGTSIAVKNLFYNTPARRNFLKSYATELKHLLDSFKKIALSNPSISFKLWNDDELVFDFKASNLDERMTQIFADNILDGVIKVEEITDYISVYGYISKPTYLTKSKSDQYLFINKRFVTNKSINHAVFRAFDDLLEKGEYPFFVLFIDLDPQKVDVNVHPSKLEVKFDDEKNIYNFIRAVVKKGLGQYDLIPNIELNKNENNSTSIKNNYPNPVGKNNFDDRPNFIGQSTIRKEKPKTYNENKIDLLFNSLNNKIKNSVIIENSDHPFDEDTTKQIYHSPTNINFEETPKGDTTFIVALHSKYILTPIKSGLMIIDAHVAHERILYEKAINSFEANLPFTQQLLFAQTLQLDPADYLLVKELEPHLSKLGFALKFFSKNVVVIDGVPSDINVGSEVETFLDILNEYKNNDQEKHLEQKDNIAKSYSCKAAIKAGDKLTEREMRILVDQLFATSMPYVCPHGRPIIVKIPLTEFDKRFGRT from the coding sequence ATGAAAAGTAACTCAATAAAAATATTGCCCGATAACATTGCTAATAAAATTGCAGCCGGGGAAGTTGTTCAACGACCTGAATCTGTGTTGAAAGAATTAATGGAAAATTCTCTTGATGCCGGTGCAAAAAATATTGATGTATTTATAAAAAGAGCCGGAACAGTTCTCGTTCAAATTATTGATGACGGAATTGGAATGAATGAAGCTGATGCTTTGTTAAGTATTGAGCGACACGCGACAAGTAAAATTAGCACAATTGAAGATTTAAATAATATAAATACATTTGGATTCAGAGGTGAGGCTTTAAGTTCAATTGCATCGGTAAGTATTTTTGAACTAAAAACAGAAACACGAGAAAGTGAAGTCGGAGTTTTTCTAAAAGTTGAAAATGATGAACTCAAAATTGAAAAAGGAAGTTTTCCAAAAGGAACTTCTATCGCGGTAAAAAATTTATTTTACAATACTCCGGCGAGAAGAAATTTTTTAAAATCGTACGCAACCGAATTAAAACATTTGCTTGATTCATTTAAGAAAATTGCGTTAAGTAATCCATCAATTAGTTTTAAATTATGGAACGACGACGAATTGGTTTTTGATTTTAAAGCTTCAAATTTAGATGAACGGATGACGCAAATTTTTGCAGACAATATTCTTGATGGTGTTATTAAAGTTGAAGAAATAACAGATTATATTTCTGTTTACGGTTATATTTCAAAACCAACCTATTTAACAAAAAGTAAAAGTGATCAATATCTTTTCATCAACAAAAGATTTGTAACAAATAAATCAATAAATCATGCTGTGTTTAGAGCTTTTGATGATTTACTTGAAAAAGGTGAATATCCGTTTTTTGTTTTGTTTATTGATTTAGATCCGCAGAAAGTTGATGTAAATGTTCATCCTTCAAAGTTAGAAGTAAAGTTTGACGATGAAAAAAATATTTACAATTTTATAAGAGCAGTTGTTAAAAAAGGTTTGGGACAATATGATCTAATTCCAAACATTGAATTAAACAAGAATGAAAATAATTCTACATCAATAAAAAATAATTATCCAAATCCGGTTGGTAAAAATAATTTTGATGATCGCCCCAATTTTATTGGTCAAAGTACAATAAGGAAAGAGAAACCCAAAACTTATAACGAAAATAAAATTGATTTACTTTTTAATTCGTTAAATAATAAAATTAAAAATTCGGTGATTATTGAAAATTCAGATCATCCTTTTGATGAAGATACGACAAAACAAATTTATCATTCGCCAACAAATATTAATTTTGAAGAAACTCCAAAAGGCGATACGACTTTTATTGTTGCACTTCATAGTAAATATATTTTAACTCCAATAAAAAGCGGATTGATGATAATTGATGCACATGTTGCACACGAAAGAATTTTGTATGAAAAAGCAATAAATTCATTTGAAGCAAATTTACCTTTTACACAGCAATTACTTTTTGCCCAAACTTTACAGCTTGATCCGGCTGATTATTTATTGGTAAAGGAGCTTGAACCGCATTTATCAAAATTAGGATTTGCACTAAAATTCTTTTCTAAAAATGTTGTAGTAATTGATGGAGTTCCTTCTGATATAAATGTTGGTTCCGAAGTTGAAACATTTTTGGATATTTTAAATGAATATAAAAATAACGATCAAGAAAAACATTTAGAGCAAAAAGATAATATAGCAAAATCATATTCATGCAAAGCGGCAATTAAAGCCGGCGATAAATTAACTGAAAGAGAAATGCGGATTTTAGTTGATCAGCTTTTCGCAACATCTATGCCTTATGTTTGTCCTCATGGGCGACCAATTATTGTTAAAATTCCGTTAACAGAATTTGATAAAAGGTTTGGAAGAACTTAA
- a CDS encoding methylmalonyl-CoA mutase family protein has product MDNTFINGKEKFENSFEKSVKNNLKFTTVSGESVNPLYTPEDLENKNFSEIGFPGQFPYTRGIHSTGYRGKLWTMRQFAGFGSPEDTNERFKYLLSHGQTGLSVAFDLPTLMGYDSDHEMSIGEVGICGVAISSLEDMEILFDGIPLEQVSTSMTINSPAAIVYAFYLAVAKKQGVKFDQLRGTLQNDILKEYIAQKEFIFPPKPSMRIITDMIEFSTKEVPQFNPVSVSGYHIREAGATAVQELAYTLADGFAYIEHAIERGMDIDEFAPRISFFFNSHLDFFEEIAKYRAARRIYAKRMKEKYGAKNPRSWWMRFHTQTAGCTLTAQQPENNIVRTAFQAMAAVLGGTQSLHTNSMDETLALPSEKAVKIALRTQQILAYETGVINTVDPLGGSYFIESLTDKMEEEAEKIFAAIDSLGGVIPAIEAGYFQKEISLSAYRYQIELDKKEKFVVGVNEFIEKDEKIDIPILQISKEVEAKQKERLAKLKERRNNLKVEECLNELDFAARNNVNLMPILIKAAENYVTLGEMIEVLKVPFGIYEEAIVF; this is encoded by the coding sequence TTGGATAATACTTTTATAAATGGAAAAGAAAAATTTGAAAACAGTTTTGAAAAATCCGTAAAAAATAATTTAAAGTTTACAACCGTTTCCGGTGAATCTGTAAATCCTCTTTATACGCCGGAAGATTTAGAGAATAAAAATTTTAGTGAAATCGGATTCCCCGGACAATTTCCTTATACACGTGGAATTCATTCAACCGGATATAGAGGAAAGTTATGGACAATGCGGCAATTTGCCGGATTTGGTTCACCGGAAGATACAAACGAGAGATTTAAATATTTGTTATCACACGGACAAACCGGTTTATCAGTTGCGTTTGATTTGCCGACTTTAATGGGTTATGATTCCGATCATGAAATGAGTATTGGCGAAGTTGGAATTTGCGGTGTTGCCATTTCATCTTTGGAAGATATGGAAATTTTATTTGATGGAATTCCGTTAGAACAAGTTTCTACATCCATGACAATTAATTCTCCGGCTGCAATTGTATATGCATTTTATCTTGCAGTGGCAAAAAAACAAGGTGTAAAATTTGATCAACTCCGCGGTACTTTACAAAATGACATTTTAAAAGAATATATTGCGCAAAAAGAATTTATATTTCCTCCAAAACCTTCAATGCGAATAATTACTGACATGATTGAGTTTTCTACAAAAGAGGTTCCTCAATTTAATCCGGTTTCTGTAAGCGGATATCACATAAGAGAAGCTGGCGCAACTGCAGTACAAGAATTGGCTTATACTCTCGCTGATGGCTTTGCATATATTGAACATGCAATTGAAAGGGGAATGGATATAGATGAATTTGCACCAAGAATTTCTTTTTTCTTCAATTCTCATTTAGATTTCTTTGAAGAAATTGCAAAGTATAGAGCGGCTCGTAGAATTTATGCAAAACGCATGAAAGAAAAATATGGTGCAAAAAACCCAAGATCTTGGTGGATGAGATTTCATACACAAACTGCGGGTTGTACATTAACAGCGCAGCAGCCGGAAAATAATATTGTGCGAACTGCATTTCAAGCAATGGCGGCGGTACTTGGAGGAACTCAATCACTTCATACAAATTCTATGGATGAAACTTTAGCATTACCAAGTGAAAAGGCTGTTAAAATTGCTTTAAGAACTCAGCAAATATTGGCATATGAAACCGGCGTAATTAATACAGTTGATCCGCTTGGCGGAAGTTATTTTATTGAATCATTAACAGATAAAATGGAAGAAGAAGCTGAAAAGATTTTTGCTGCAATTGATTCTTTGGGTGGAGTAATTCCCGCAATTGAAGCCGGTTATTTTCAAAAGGAAATTTCACTTAGTGCTTATCGATATCAAATTGAACTGGATAAGAAAGAAAAATTTGTTGTCGGCGTAAATGAATTTATTGAGAAAGATGAAAAAATTGATATTCCAATTCTGCAAATCTCTAAAGAAGTTGAAGCAAAACAAAAGGAAAGATTAGCTAAATTAAAGGAAAGACGAAATAATTTAAAAGTTGAAGAATGTTTAAATGAGCTTGATTTTGCAGCGCGAAATAATGTTAATCTTATGCCGATTCTTATTAAAGCTGCGGAAAATTATGTAACGCTTGGCGAAATGATAGAAGTTCTAAAAGTCCCGTTTGGAATTTACGAAGAAGCAATTGTATTTTAG
- a CDS encoding HlyC/CorC family transporter, producing MTFEFIALFILLLMSGFFSSAELAFIVSNKLKIELLARKKNIAAKYALFFMNNPQTFFSTILISNNIVNIAFASLITIFLTRIYNFSEPIILLISTLLLLLFGELIPKYIGRELSDFLLLISSIPVKIISFILYPLVKITDSISLLLTRKKDLSDEVADIMHKEDIHSLIVEGSEVGNVDEEDSDIIKNIIDLAEQKVYEAMTPRTEIVGVSIDSPISEVINIFIESGYSKLPVFDENLDNIKGVVNVYDMFKNPANLESVLREVLFVPETKKSLDMLSEFLEKRISFTVIVDEFGGTAGILTVEDLIEEMFGEIRDEYDEDPDVCKKIDDKTFVLSGRIEIDVLNEEYELDIPDGDYATIAGFITSHLGRIPAKGEKVKINNFDFVILHASKIKINLVKMFAFPKPKEN from the coding sequence ATGACTTTTGAATTTATTGCATTATTCATTCTGCTTTTGATGAGCGGTTTTTTTTCTTCTGCTGAGCTTGCATTTATTGTTTCCAACAAACTTAAAATTGAATTATTGGCGCGAAAAAAAAATATTGCCGCAAAGTATGCACTTTTTTTTATGAATAATCCCCAAACTTTTTTCTCAACAATTTTAATATCAAACAACATTGTAAATATTGCATTCGCTTCGCTGATTACAATTTTTCTTACACGCATTTATAATTTTAGCGAACCAATAATTTTGCTTATTTCAACATTACTACTTTTACTTTTTGGCGAGCTCATTCCCAAATATATTGGTAGAGAACTTTCAGACTTTTTACTTTTAATTTCCTCTATTCCGGTTAAAATTATTTCTTTTATTTTATATCCCTTAGTTAAAATAACGGATTCAATTTCACTTTTATTAACAAGAAAAAAAGATTTATCGGATGAAGTTGCCGATATTATGCATAAGGAAGATATTCATTCGCTAATTGTTGAAGGATCAGAAGTTGGAAATGTTGATGAAGAAGATTCTGATATAATAAAAAATATTATTGATTTAGCAGAGCAAAAAGTTTATGAAGCAATGACGCCAAGAACGGAAATTGTCGGTGTTAGCATTGATTCTCCGATTAGTGAAGTAATAAATATTTTTATTGAATCCGGATATTCAAAATTGCCGGTGTTTGATGAGAACTTAGATAATATTAAAGGCGTTGTTAATGTTTATGATATGTTTAAGAATCCCGCAAATTTGGAATCTGTGCTTCGCGAAGTTTTATTTGTTCCGGAAACAAAAAAAAGTCTTGATATGCTTAGCGAATTTTTAGAGAAGAGAATTTCATTTACGGTTATTGTTGATGAATTTGGCGGAACCGCCGGAATATTAACCGTTGAAGATTTGATTGAAGAAATGTTTGGCGAAATTAGAGATGAATACGATGAAGATCCGGATGTTTGCAAAAAAATTGATGATAAAACTTTTGTGCTTAGCGGAAGAATTGAAATTGATGTTTTAAATGAAGAATATGAATTAGACATTCCCGATGGAGACTACGCAACAATTGCCGGATTTATAACTTCTCATCTTGGAAGAATTCCCGCAAAAGGGGAAAAAGTTAAAATTAATAATTTTGATTTTGTAATTCTTCACGCAAGCAAGATTAAAATAAATCTTGTGAAAATGTTTGCATTTCCCAAACCAAAAGAAAATTAG
- a CDS encoding EamA family transporter, whose protein sequence is MIKLAPIFIIVAAMLWGFDGIVLRPELYSLPVVFVVFIESSITAIYLSPILVKNLNVLKKLNKSDLLAFFGVALFGGAIGTLSITKALFYVNFVNLSIVILIQKLQPLFALTLAAIFLKEKLPKQFIKWAILAVIGTYIMTFGFQIPKINSDNKNLFAALYSALAAFSFGFSTVLSKRALKNINFELGTYLRFGITALIMLIFVLTFNEFDTIKFVSNSQWLIFILIAFSTGGPAIFLYYYGLKNITASSSTILELAFPLTAIILEYILHGNILSFVQWIGVAILIYSITNVIKLSSLNIKS, encoded by the coding sequence ATGATTAAACTTGCGCCAATTTTTATAATAGTTGCAGCAATGCTTTGGGGTTTTGATGGAATTGTATTACGTCCCGAATTATATTCTCTTCCGGTTGTTTTTGTAGTTTTTATAGAAAGTTCAATAACTGCAATTTATCTTTCACCTATTCTTGTAAAAAATTTAAACGTTCTCAAAAAATTAAATAAAAGTGATTTACTGGCATTTTTCGGCGTAGCATTATTTGGCGGAGCTATTGGAACTTTAAGTATTACAAAGGCATTATTTTATGTAAACTTTGTTAATCTTTCAATAGTTATTCTAATTCAAAAATTACAGCCATTATTTGCATTAACATTAGCCGCAATTTTCCTAAAAGAAAAACTTCCTAAACAATTTATTAAATGGGCAATTTTAGCAGTTATCGGTACATATATTATGACTTTTGGGTTTCAGATACCAAAAATTAATTCTGATAATAAAAATTTATTTGCTGCACTTTATTCAGCTCTTGCGGCTTTCAGTTTTGGATTTTCAACTGTATTAAGTAAACGTGCACTAAAAAATATTAATTTTGAATTAGGAACTTATTTGCGTTTTGGGATCACTGCACTAATAATGCTTATTTTTGTTTTAACTTTTAACGAATTTGATACAATTAAATTTGTTTCAAATTCTCAATGGTTAATTTTTATATTGATAGCTTTTTCAACTGGTGGTCCAGCAATTTTTCTATATTATTATGGATTAAAAAATATCACAGCTTCATCATCAACAATTCTGGAATTGGCTTTTCCACTTACTGCAATAATTCTTGAATATATTTTACACGGAAATATTTTGAGTTTTGTTCAATGGATTGGAGTTGCAATTTTAATTTACAGTATTACAAACGTAATAAAATTAAGCAGTTTAAACATCAAAAGTTAA
- a CDS encoding FAD-dependent oxidoreductase, with translation MAKIVIVGAGFAGHTAALYLGDSLGKNHSVTVVNRQNYFAYIPSWVWVGIGHMPPEKTTFPLEPVYSKLNVNFIHGKVTEIHADNQFVLAEENGSNNIKKLEYDYLIISTGPKLNFDGTKGLGPNGFTYSICTLDHAVASRDKYLEIVERMKKGEKQKIVIGTGHPGATCQGAALEYITNIHKDLVKKGIRDKAEMIYFSNERALGDFGVRGVQAKYKGEVVSSEDFIGAVFKQYGFDVQVQRGAKEVNEKNIYWENFNGEFGETEYDFAMLVPQFLGQPFKYVGKDGEDISSKLTNPGGFILVDGIYGLTWDVLSENPDAWPAVYQNRNYRNIFAGGIAFAPPGPISKPHTTPNGTSITAAPPRTGMVSGIIGRIIAKNIIDLIERGRMTHHERMSDMAAACIASMGDSLWDGSAATIMMYPVVPDARKFPNEQGRDSFVTHMEMGLAGAWMKRMIHTTFMHKLRARIGWKIIPE, from the coding sequence ATGGCAAAGATTGTTATAGTTGGAGCCGGATTTGCCGGACATACTGCAGCACTTTATCTCGGCGATTCATTAGGGAAAAATCATAGTGTAACTGTTGTGAACAGACAAAATTATTTTGCTTACATTCCTTCATGGGTTTGGGTTGGCATTGGACACATGCCTCCCGAAAAAACAACTTTCCCACTTGAACCAGTTTATTCAAAATTAAATGTAAATTTTATTCATGGAAAAGTAACCGAAATACATGCGGATAATCAGTTTGTTTTAGCCGAAGAAAATGGTTCAAATAATATTAAAAAACTTGAGTATGATTATTTAATAATTTCCACGGGACCAAAATTAAATTTTGATGGAACAAAAGGATTAGGTCCAAATGGATTTACATATTCAATTTGTACTTTGGATCATGCCGTTGCTTCGCGAGATAAGTATCTTGAAATTGTTGAGCGAATGAAAAAAGGCGAAAAGCAAAAAATTGTAATTGGTACCGGACATCCCGGAGCAACTTGCCAAGGTGCGGCTTTGGAATATATAACAAATATTCACAAAGATTTAGTTAAAAAAGGAATTCGCGACAAAGCGGAAATGATTTATTTTTCAAACGAAAGAGCTTTAGGCGATTTTGGAGTTAGAGGAGTTCAAGCTAAATATAAAGGTGAAGTTGTTTCCAGTGAGGATTTTATTGGTGCGGTTTTTAAACAATACGGTTTCGATGTTCAAGTTCAAAGAGGTGCAAAAGAAGTTAATGAAAAAAATATTTATTGGGAAAATTTTAATGGTGAATTTGGTGAAACTGAATATGATTTTGCAATGTTGGTTCCGCAATTTCTTGGTCAACCTTTTAAGTATGTTGGAAAAGATGGAGAAGATATTTCAAGCAAATTAACAAATCCCGGTGGATTTATTTTAGTAGATGGAATTTACGGATTAACGTGGGATGTACTTTCGGAAAATCCGGATGCGTGGCCCGCAGTTTATCAAAATAGAAATTATAGAAATATTTTTGCCGGAGGAATTGCATTTGCACCTCCGGGACCAATTTCCAAACCGCACACTACACCAAACGGAACATCAATTACAGCCGCTCCTCCAAGAACCGGAATGGTTTCTGGAATTATTGGAAGAATAATTGCTAAAAATATTATTGATCTGATTGAACGCGGAAGAATGACTCACCATGAAAGAATGAGTGATATGGCTGCTGCATGTATTGCTTCAATGGGAGATTCTCTTTGGGATGGTTCAGCAGCTACAATTATGATGTATCCGGTTGTGCCGGATGCTAGGAAATTTCCAAATGAACAAGGAAGAGATTCCTTTGTAACTCATATGGAAATGGGTTTAGCCGGTGCATGGATGAAAAGAATGATTCACACAACATTTATGCACAAATTAAGAGCTCGAATTGGTTGGAAAATTATTCCAGAATAA
- a CDS encoding pyridoxal-5-phosphate-dependent protein subunit beta has protein sequence MWKWNIENEEYLTKTIERCKKQNIILPTFQQLKQPQSIPTEIQNKLDNIDLQALHPLNLFRINWCNDSTTGRIGEINYLEIPKEITGVNARIIGLVGKFFPTGAHKVGATYGCLAPYLVTGRFNPEYHKAVWPSTGNYCRGGVFNSNLLSVHSVAILPEEMSKERFDWLRERTEEVYATPGCESNVKEIYDKCHELEAKSDEYLIFNQFDQFGNPIWHYEITGYTIEKLFNQIKKENQRLSGYVSATGSAGTIAAGDYLRKVNPQIKILASEALQCPTLLMNGFGGHRIEGIGDKHIPWVHNVKNTDFIAAIDDEDPMRVLRLFNEPEGKEFLAQLGADKNVVEKLSYLGISSISNLLSSIKLAKYNEYNENDIIFTIFTDSKDMYDSRLIEMTEQLGEYSEKQANLDWYGSIKKQSIDYLKELNYYDKKTIHNLKYFTWVEQQGKTVEELNAQWYDENYWNERFSIVPTWDKLIEEFNSKTGVTI, from the coding sequence ATGTGGAAATGGAATATTGAAAATGAAGAATATCTTACCAAAACAATTGAAAGATGTAAAAAACAAAATATAATTTTACCAACATTTCAACAGCTCAAACAACCGCAATCAATTCCAACAGAAATTCAAAATAAGCTTGATAATATTGATCTACAAGCACTTCATCCATTAAATTTATTTAGAATAAATTGGTGTAATGATTCAACAACGGGAAGAATTGGCGAAATAAATTATTTAGAAATCCCAAAAGAAATTACCGGAGTTAATGCTAGAATAATTGGTTTGGTCGGGAAATTCTTTCCAACCGGTGCGCATAAAGTTGGTGCAACATACGGATGTTTAGCTCCATACTTGGTAACCGGAAGATTCAATCCCGAATATCACAAAGCAGTTTGGCCTTCAACCGGAAATTATTGTAGAGGCGGAGTTTTTAATTCCAATTTACTTTCTGTTCATTCTGTTGCAATTTTGCCGGAAGAAATGAGCAAAGAAAGATTTGATTGGCTTCGTGAACGAACAGAAGAAGTTTATGCAACTCCGGGCTGCGAAAGCAACGTAAAGGAAATTTATGATAAATGTCACGAGCTTGAGGCAAAGAGTGATGAGTATTTGATATTCAATCAATTCGATCAGTTCGGAAATCCAATCTGGCATTACGAAATTACCGGTTATACAATTGAAAAATTATTTAATCAAATTAAAAAAGAAAATCAAAGACTTAGCGGTTATGTAAGTGCAACTGGCTCTGCGGGAACAATTGCTGCCGGAGATTATTTGAGAAAAGTAAATCCGCAAATTAAAATTTTAGCTTCGGAAGCTCTACAATGCCCAACTTTATTGATGAATGGATTTGGCGGACATAGAATAGAAGGAATTGGCGATAAACATATACCTTGGGTTCATAATGTTAAGAACACGGATTTTATTGCTGCAATTGATGATGAAGATCCAATGAGAGTTTTACGTTTATTTAATGAACCGGAAGGAAAAGAATTTTTAGCTCAACTTGGAGCTGATAAAAATGTTGTTGAAAAATTAAGTTATTTAGGAATTTCATCAATCAGTAATTTGCTTAGTTCAATAAAATTAGCAAAGTATAATGAGTATAATGAGAACGATATAATCTTTACAATTTTTACAGACTCAAAAGATATGTATGATTCACGATTGATAGAAATGACAGAACAACTTGGAGAATATTCAGAGAAACAAGCAAATTTGGATTGGTACGGTTCAATCAAAAAGCAAAGTATTGATTATTTGAAAGAATTGAATTACTATGATAAAAAAACAATTCATAATTTGAAATATTTTACATGGGTTGAACAGCAAGGTAAAACTGTTGAAGAATTAAATGCTCAATGGTATGACGAAAATTATTGGAATGAAAGATTCAGCATTGTTCCAACTTGGGATAAATTGATAGAAGAATTTAATTCAAAAACCGGAGTAACAATTTAA